The Solibacillus sp. FSL W7-1436 genome window below encodes:
- the ispG gene encoding flavodoxin-dependent (E)-4-hydroxy-3-methylbut-2-enyl-diphosphate synthase has product MSEIVHRTKTRPVRVGNLTIGGNNEVVIQSMCTTKTHDVEATVAEIKRLEEAGCQIVRIAVPDERAANAIPEIKKQINIPLVADIHFDYKLALKAIEGGIDKVRINPGNIGRREKVEAVVNAAKAKGIPIRIGVNAGSLERHILEKYGYPTADGMVESALHHIKILEDLDFHDIIVSMKASDVNLAIEAYEKASKAFNYPLHLGITESGTLFAGTVKSAAGLGAILSKGIGNTLRISLSADPVEEIKVARELLKSFGLASNMATLISCPTCGRIEIDLISIANEVEEYISKLNVPLKVAVLGCAVNGPGEAREADIGIAGARGEGLLFMKGKTVRKVPEETMVEELKKEIDKLAAEMVAQREAEANATV; this is encoded by the coding sequence ATGAGTGAAATCGTTCACCGTACGAAAACACGTCCTGTGCGTGTCGGTAACTTAACAATTGGTGGGAACAACGAAGTCGTAATCCAAAGTATGTGTACGACGAAAACACATGATGTAGAAGCAACAGTTGCCGAAATTAAACGTTTGGAAGAGGCAGGTTGTCAGATCGTACGTATTGCAGTACCGGATGAGCGTGCTGCAAATGCAATACCTGAAATAAAAAAACAAATTAATATCCCATTAGTAGCGGATATTCACTTTGATTACAAATTAGCATTAAAAGCCATTGAAGGTGGCATCGATAAAGTACGTATCAACCCGGGTAACATCGGGCGCCGCGAAAAAGTAGAGGCAGTTGTAAATGCGGCGAAAGCAAAAGGTATACCAATCCGAATCGGTGTTAACGCCGGTTCTTTAGAGCGTCATATCCTCGAAAAATACGGTTACCCTACAGCAGATGGAATGGTAGAATCTGCATTGCACCACATTAAAATTTTAGAAGACCTGGATTTCCATGACATTATCGTTTCGATGAAAGCATCGGACGTAAACCTGGCTATCGAAGCATATGAAAAAGCATCAAAAGCATTCAATTATCCACTGCACTTAGGTATTACAGAATCAGGTACATTATTTGCCGGTACTGTTAAATCAGCTGCCGGTTTAGGTGCGATTTTATCTAAAGGCATCGGTAATACGTTACGTATTTCATTATCTGCAGATCCAGTGGAAGAAATTAAAGTAGCCCGTGAATTATTAAAATCATTTGGCTTGGCATCAAATATGGCGACATTAATTTCTTGTCCAACTTGCGGCCGTATCGAAATTGATCTGATTTCAATTGCGAATGAAGTAGAAGAATATATTTCAAAACTGAATGTTCCGTTAAAAGTGGCTGTTCTAGGCTGTGCGGTAAACGGTCCTGGTGAAGCACGTGAAGCGGATATCGGTATTGCCGGTGCACGTGGTGAAGGGCTTCTATTCATGAAAGGTAAAACAGTTCGTAAAGTTCCGGAAGAAACAATGGTGGAAGAACTGAAAAAAGAAATCGATAAATTAGCTGCTGAAATGGTAGCACAGCGCGAAGCAGAAGCTAATGCAACTGTGTAA
- a CDS encoding DUF456 domain-containing protein encodes MDIIAWTLIIVLFIIAFIGLVYPIIPSVLFLLGGFIVYGLFYSFTELPWWFWVIELLFVALLFAADTISNLIGVKKFGGSKAGMWGSTIGLLIGPFVIPFAGIIAGPFIGAIIGELIVTRSNLQQAIKVGVGSVVGFLTSVVTKGTIQVVMIVLFFIAI; translated from the coding sequence GTGGATATTATTGCATGGACACTTATTATTGTACTGTTTATTATCGCGTTTATCGGTTTAGTATATCCGATTATCCCATCCGTCTTATTTTTGCTTGGCGGGTTTATCGTTTATGGGCTGTTTTATAGTTTTACCGAATTGCCTTGGTGGTTCTGGGTAATCGAACTACTTTTTGTTGCATTGTTATTTGCGGCGGATACAATATCGAATCTGATCGGAGTAAAAAAATTCGGCGGATCAAAAGCTGGGATGTGGGGAAGTACGATCGGTTTACTGATCGGACCATTTGTTATCCCGTTTGCAGGTATTATCGCTGGACCGTTTATCGGTGCGATCATTGGTGAGTTGATTGTGACACGGAGCAATTTACAGCAGGCGATTAAAGTCGGTGTTGGTTCTGTTGTAGGATTTTTGACATCGGTCGTAACTAAAGGGACTATTCAAGTAGTGATGATTGTCTTGTTTTTTATTGCGATTTAG
- a CDS encoding universal stress protein, giving the protein MSMTYKNILVAVDETNESRIAFRRAVQLAQDNVGSRLYIVHVIDTRSFAFSEGYNFEMAEKFTNNKKDLLDSFEKKAQQAGFTNIKKIIEYGTPKHVIARDIPQQEEIDLIICGVTGKGELARFFLGSVSEGILRNARCDVLVVRNT; this is encoded by the coding sequence ATGAGCATGACGTACAAAAATATACTAGTTGCCGTGGATGAAACGAATGAGTCACGGATTGCTTTTAGAAGAGCTGTGCAACTTGCACAGGATAATGTCGGAAGTAGGCTGTATATTGTTCATGTAATCGATACTCGTTCCTTTGCATTTTCAGAAGGCTATAACTTTGAGATGGCGGAAAAATTTACGAATAACAAAAAGGATCTTTTAGATTCATTTGAGAAAAAAGCGCAGCAGGCAGGGTTTACAAACATAAAAAAAATTATTGAGTACGGGACACCTAAACATGTTATCGCACGCGATATCCCTCAGCAGGAAGAAATTGATCTGATTATTTGCGGTGTAACAGGAAAAGGCGAATTAGCACGATTTTTCCTAGGTTCCGTATCAGAAGGGATTTTAAGAAATGCCCGCTGTGACGTCCTTGTTGTAAGAAATACTTAA
- a CDS encoding TetR/AcrR family transcriptional regulator encodes MDLRVKKTHDSLQRALLILLNQKSLENITVAEICRIAEINRGTFYLHYKNIHGVFERYFNDIVKDLKFSYDFPYDVTQDNLSMLTPEMIQIFHHVKKHEAFYRIVFDEKTPMLYYHKLLETIRSFILESHLEEIGHISDQQLEYLASYTANSIMGILIQWHKEDYVLAPETLNKYIYDFYRLNETLKKNI; translated from the coding sequence ATGGACTTACGTGTTAAGAAGACACATGACAGCCTGCAAAGAGCACTTCTTATTCTGCTGAATCAGAAATCTTTGGAGAATATTACGGTAGCAGAAATTTGCCGAATTGCAGAAATTAACCGTGGAACATTCTATTTGCACTATAAAAATATCCACGGAGTATTTGAACGTTATTTCAATGACATCGTGAAAGATTTAAAGTTTTCGTACGATTTTCCATATGATGTGACGCAAGATAATTTATCCATGCTTACACCTGAAATGATTCAAATTTTTCACCATGTCAAAAAGCATGAAGCATTTTACCGTATTGTTTTTGATGAAAAAACGCCGATGCTCTATTACCACAAATTATTAGAGACCATCCGTTCATTTATATTGGAATCGCATTTAGAAGAAATCGGGCATATATCCGACCAGCAGCTTGAATATTTGGCCAGCTATACAGCAAATTCGATTATGGGCATCCTTATTCAGTGGCATAAGGAAGATTATGTACTTGCACCCGAGACATTAAACAAATATATTTACGATTTTTATCGCTTGAACGAAACTTTGAAAAAGAATATATAG
- a CDS encoding peptidoglycan D,D-transpeptidase FtsI family protein, whose product MRKITQNRQQNPKAKQRASLTFRMNVLFFSIFVLFSLLIFRLGYIQIVKGEDYVRALERTEEVRVNTSVPRGRIFDRYGRILVDNQPENAITYTKMQTTKSAEMLEIAEKLAHIIEQPTEKVTHRDKLDFWILRNPEKAKEKVTQKEMTKFQLENEDLETKEINKEYDRRIRDRITDEELEQLSDFDLEVLAIYREMMTGYNLSPQIIKGENVTPEEFARVSEHLADLPGVNTTTDWKRVRLSPLAILGRTTVPSKGVPKSKLNYYLARDYSRNDRVGESYFEAQYEEILQGEKSVVKNITNKKGQVVETMTTFAGEPGKDLVTTIDVELQQKADEILEKYLLELKAKGGSQLLDRGFLVAMDPKTGELLSVVGKKIEKDKDTGKPYIVDYSYGTFTSAYEAGSTVKAATVLMGYNEGVIKPGTVMLDSPMRIGNITLNTLFNKTGSVMLNDLTALERSSNVYMFKIAMGIGGRTYSPGMRFSLAPGTLQTMRNEYAQFGLGVPTGIDLPGESTGYQADPDTDVKLLNLAIGQFDTYTTMQLAQYISTIANDGYRIQPRMLKEIRNPSKDGEYLGQVVEEVTPKILNKIENSQQEIDHVQEGLRRVYFGANGSARRQFETADYIAAGKTGTAEVVYYGPQRDKWKTNTINIVHVGYAPFDDPEIAYAIIFPWATTNFTNNYLPQANLTARELVDSYFELKNKYAEEGLSTSKVEKPIIKHSDEKLDEDEEVETVNE is encoded by the coding sequence TTGCGCAAAATTACGCAAAATCGTCAGCAAAATCCGAAGGCAAAGCAACGTGCAAGTTTAACTTTTCGGATGAATGTCCTTTTCTTTTCAATATTTGTTTTGTTCTCATTACTGATTTTCCGTCTAGGATATATACAAATTGTAAAAGGTGAAGATTATGTGCGCGCATTAGAGCGTACAGAAGAAGTACGGGTGAATACAAGTGTACCCCGTGGCCGTATTTTTGACCGCTATGGTCGTATTTTAGTTGATAATCAACCAGAAAATGCGATTACCTATACAAAAATGCAAACGACAAAATCCGCTGAAATGCTTGAAATTGCAGAAAAACTTGCACATATTATCGAGCAGCCGACAGAAAAAGTAACGCATCGAGATAAACTGGATTTTTGGATTTTACGGAATCCGGAAAAGGCGAAAGAAAAAGTTACACAAAAGGAAATGACGAAATTCCAACTTGAAAATGAAGATTTAGAAACGAAGGAAATCAATAAAGAATATGATCGACGAATTCGGGATCGTATTACAGATGAAGAACTGGAACAACTTTCCGATTTTGACCTGGAAGTTCTGGCAATTTACCGTGAAATGATGACAGGCTATAACTTATCGCCCCAGATTATTAAAGGCGAGAATGTTACTCCGGAAGAATTTGCCCGAGTTTCAGAACATCTGGCAGATCTGCCTGGTGTAAATACGACAACCGATTGGAAACGAGTGCGTCTTTCTCCATTGGCCATTTTAGGTCGAACTACGGTACCGAGCAAAGGTGTACCTAAATCGAAACTGAACTATTATTTGGCCCGTGATTATTCTCGTAACGACCGTGTTGGGGAAAGTTATTTTGAAGCACAGTATGAAGAAATACTGCAAGGTGAAAAATCAGTCGTTAAAAACATCACGAATAAAAAAGGTCAAGTAGTTGAAACGATGACGACTTTTGCAGGGGAGCCCGGGAAAGATTTAGTAACAACAATCGACGTGGAACTCCAGCAAAAAGCTGATGAAATTTTGGAAAAGTATTTATTGGAATTGAAGGCTAAAGGTGGTTCACAGTTACTGGATCGCGGCTTTTTAGTAGCAATGGATCCAAAAACCGGGGAACTTCTATCGGTAGTCGGCAAGAAAATAGAAAAAGATAAAGATACTGGCAAACCATATATTGTCGACTATTCCTACGGTACATTTACGTCTGCATATGAAGCAGGGTCAACTGTAAAAGCAGCAACCGTCTTAATGGGCTACAATGAAGGCGTTATTAAGCCGGGAACTGTCATGCTCGATTCACCGATGCGAATCGGTAACATTACCTTAAATACACTATTCAACAAGACTGGTAGTGTCATGCTGAATGATTTAACGGCATTAGAGCGTTCATCAAACGTCTATATGTTCAAAATTGCAATGGGTATTGGCGGCCGGACATATTCACCTGGTATGCGCTTTAGTTTAGCACCAGGAACATTGCAGACTATGCGAAATGAATATGCACAGTTTGGACTAGGTGTACCTACGGGCATTGACCTTCCGGGAGAGTCTACCGGGTATCAGGCCGACCCGGATACGGATGTAAAACTATTAAACTTGGCGATTGGCCAGTTTGATACGTATACGACAATGCAATTGGCACAATATATATCAACAATTGCAAACGACGGTTACCGCATCCAACCGAGAATGCTAAAAGAAATTCGCAACCCTTCCAAAGATGGAGAATATTTAGGGCAAGTTGTGGAAGAAGTGACACCTAAAATTTTGAATAAAATCGAAAACAGCCAACAGGAAATTGATCATGTACAAGAAGGTCTGCGCCGAGTTTACTTCGGGGCAAATGGTTCTGCCCGTCGTCAGTTTGAAACAGCGGATTATATTGCTGCTGGTAAAACTGGTACAGCCGAGGTAGTTTACTATGGACCGCAGCGTGATAAATGGAAAACAAACACGATCAACATTGTTCATGTAGGTTATGCACCATTTGATGATCCTGAAATTGCCTATGCCATCATATTCCCATGGGCTACAACGAACTTTACAAATAACTATTTACCACAGGCCAATTTAACAGCCCGTGAATTAGTAGATTCCTATTTTGAACTGAAAAATAAATATGCAGAAGAAGGTCTGTCTACAAGTAAAGTAGAGAAACCGATTATTAAGCATTCTGATGAAAAACTGGATGAGGACGAAGAAGTCGAAACAGTAAACGAATAA
- a CDS encoding SDR family oxidoreductase — protein MKLQDKVAIVTGAASGMGKAIAEAYAKEGAKVVVSDLNEEGAKTVADEITANGGTSFAIATNVTKDEDLQKLFDATIKNYGQLDILVNNAGIMDGFEPVNEITDARWDMIFAVNTTSVMKSMRIATDMFLKQGHGVIVNNISAGGLNGGRAGAAYTASKHAVVGLTKNTAFMFSQSGIRVNGIAPGAVMTNIQQSMQNISQYGAGQQQKGSALIPRVGNPDEIAKLAVFLGSEDSSFINGQIITADAGWTAY, from the coding sequence ATGAAATTACAGGATAAAGTAGCAATCGTAACAGGTGCCGCTTCTGGGATGGGGAAAGCAATCGCGGAAGCATATGCAAAAGAAGGCGCAAAAGTAGTAGTTTCGGATTTAAATGAAGAAGGCGCAAAAACAGTTGCGGATGAAATTACTGCAAACGGTGGCACGTCTTTTGCGATCGCAACAAACGTAACGAAAGATGAAGACTTGCAAAAATTATTTGACGCTACTATTAAAAATTACGGTCAGCTAGATATTTTAGTAAACAATGCAGGCATCATGGACGGATTTGAGCCTGTCAATGAAATTACAGATGCACGCTGGGACATGATTTTCGCTGTTAATACTACTTCTGTTATGAAGTCAATGCGTATTGCAACAGATATGTTCTTAAAACAAGGTCATGGTGTTATTGTAAATAATATTTCAGCTGGCGGGTTAAACGGTGGTCGTGCAGGTGCAGCATATACTGCTTCGAAACATGCTGTTGTCGGTTTAACAAAAAATACCGCATTCATGTTCTCTCAATCCGGTATTCGTGTAAACGGAATCGCACCAGGTGCTGTTATGACAAATATCCAACAGTCGATGCAAAATATCAGCCAATACGGTGCCGGCCAGCAGCAAAAAGGTTCTGCACTGATTCCACGTGTCGGAAATCCGGATGAAATCGCGAAATTGGCAGTATTTTTAGGTTCGGAAGATTCAAGTTTCATCAACGGTCAAATTATTACAGCGGATGCTGGTTGGACAGCTTATTAG
- a CDS encoding PstS family phosphate ABC transporter substrate-binding protein — protein sequence MKKWQYLTSTALLGSAILLGACGGEENNDETSTSAQTNTEQAEAGSAQLTGNVVGDGSSTVAPITEALVEEYAGVQKDVRVAVGVSGTGGGFEKFINGETDFSNASRPIKDTEVEELKNAGVEYTEFELAYDGLSVVVHPENTWAKDLTVEQLKQIWIEDGTTKKWSDIDPSWPEEEIVFYSPGSDSGTYDYFDEVILDGEDIVKSATLSEDDNVLVQGVTADKNAIGYFGYAYYLENKDKLQVVTVDGVEPTNETIESGEYSPLSRPLFVYVSNSAVKENEATYDFIKFTLENAGEMAEVVGYVGLPDEKYEEALKELEALK from the coding sequence ATGAAAAAGTGGCAGTACTTAACATCAACAGCTTTACTAGGTTCAGCGATTCTTTTAGGAGCATGTGGCGGAGAAGAGAATAATGATGAAACGTCTACATCTGCTCAAACAAACACAGAACAGGCTGAAGCTGGCAGCGCACAATTAACAGGTAATGTAGTAGGCGATGGTTCGTCAACAGTTGCTCCAATTACAGAAGCATTAGTTGAAGAATACGCGGGGGTACAAAAAGATGTACGCGTAGCAGTTGGTGTATCTGGTACAGGCGGCGGTTTCGAAAAATTCATCAATGGTGAAACTGATTTCTCAAACGCTTCTCGTCCAATCAAAGATACTGAAGTGGAAGAGCTGAAAAACGCAGGGGTAGAATATACAGAATTTGAACTTGCTTACGATGGTTTATCGGTAGTAGTTCATCCTGAAAATACTTGGGCAAAAGATCTGACAGTTGAACAATTAAAACAGATTTGGATTGAAGATGGTACTACAAAAAAATGGTCTGATATCGATCCGTCATGGCCGGAAGAAGAAATCGTGTTCTACTCACCAGGTTCTGACTCAGGTACGTATGACTACTTCGATGAAGTTATTTTAGACGGTGAAGACATCGTTAAATCAGCAACGTTATCTGAAGATGACAATGTGCTAGTACAAGGGGTAACAGCTGATAAAAATGCAATCGGCTATTTCGGTTACGCGTACTATCTGGAAAACAAAGATAAATTACAAGTTGTAACGGTTGATGGAGTGGAACCGACAAACGAAACAATCGAATCAGGCGAGTATTCTCCATTATCACGTCCATTATTTGTTTATGTGAGTAACAGTGCAGTTAAGGAAAATGAAGCTACATATGACTTCATAAAATTCACACTTGAAAATGCAGGTGAAATGGCAGAAGTAGTTGGCTATGTCGGCTTGCCGGATGAAAAGTATGAAGAAGCTTTAAAAGAGTTAGAAGCACTAAAATAA
- a CDS encoding DUF1801 domain-containing protein, with translation MFDEFVAQIDEKWHGAYIKLMETIDENLPPGFEKSIDRNMIVYNVPLTTYPKGYHVTPNTPLPFLALAPQKRHIGLYHMGIYSDPELLEWFQKAYAETVPTKLNMGKSCIRWTSTKHIPYDLIGELSKKLTVDQWIATYESEVQK, from the coding sequence ATGTTTGATGAATTTGTCGCACAAATTGATGAGAAATGGCATGGGGCTTATATAAAATTAATGGAAACAATTGATGAAAACTTGCCGCCAGGTTTTGAAAAGTCAATTGACCGGAATATGATCGTATATAATGTACCATTAACAACCTATCCAAAAGGGTACCATGTAACACCGAACACACCATTGCCGTTTTTGGCGCTTGCTCCACAAAAGCGCCATATCGGGTTATATCATATGGGGATATACAGTGATCCGGAACTTCTCGAGTGGTTTCAGAAAGCCTATGCCGAAACGGTACCAACAAAGCTGAATATGGGGAAAAGCTGTATTCGCTGGACTTCGACTAAACATATCCCATATGACCTGATAGGGGAACTGAGCAAAAAACTAACAGTAGATCAGTGGATTGCTACCTATGAAAGTGAAGTACAGAAATAA
- a CDS encoding superoxide dismutase, with the protein MAFKLPELTYAYDALEPHIDAKTMEIHHSKHHNTYVTNLNAAVEGTEYADKDINELISNIDALPADKQTAVRNNGGGHANHTLFWELIAPGGSNTPVGEVAAAIDAKFGSFDAFKEEFAKAATTRFGSGWAWLIVDGDGVAVTSTPNQDSPVMEGKTPILGLDVWEHAYYLNYQNRRPDYIGAFWNVVNWDVVEAKFQAAK; encoded by the coding sequence ATGGCATTCAAATTACCAGAATTAACTTACGCTTACGACGCATTGGAACCACATATCGATGCAAAAACAATGGAAATTCACCACTCTAAACACCACAATACTTACGTAACAAACTTAAACGCAGCAGTAGAAGGTACTGAATATGCTGACAAAGACATCAACGAGTTAATCTCTAACATCGATGCTTTACCAGCTGACAAACAAACTGCTGTACGCAACAACGGTGGCGGACATGCTAACCACACATTATTCTGGGAATTAATCGCTCCAGGCGGTTCTAACACTCCAGTAGGTGAAGTAGCTGCTGCAATTGATGCGAAATTCGGTTCATTTGATGCTTTCAAAGAAGAATTCGCAAAAGCTGCAACAACTCGTTTCGGTTCAGGTTGGGCATGGTTAATCGTTGATGGTGACGGTGTAGCTGTTACTTCAACTCCAAACCAAGACTCTCCAGTAATGGAAGGCAAAACACCAATCCTAGGCTTAGACGTTTGGGAGCACGCATACTACTTAAACTACCAAAACCGTCGTCCAGACTACATCGGTGCATTCTGGAACGTAGTGAACTGGGACGTAGTAGAAGCTAAATTCCAAGCAGCTAAATAA
- a CDS encoding DUF1189 family protein, with the protein MKISHMQLFIHSLTKPKKLGAYRILSIGKVMQYAFLMITLITAFSFGQFINAGTAEIFGYSEIEQYAEDIQWIVYPIAVVFLFVLNTSIYFIKVSLYALAGQFFIKPMRRRGEYRQVWRTAVFASTWGTLLMIFGNLFIISQTVVTLIGIFITMFFIIVALTKYPVQK; encoded by the coding sequence ATGAAAATTTCACATATGCAGTTATTTATACATAGTTTAACGAAACCGAAAAAACTGGGTGCGTACCGAATTCTATCAATCGGAAAGGTGATGCAGTACGCCTTTTTAATGATTACCCTCATTACCGCTTTTTCATTCGGCCAATTTATCAATGCCGGGACAGCCGAAATTTTCGGCTATTCGGAAATTGAGCAGTATGCCGAGGATATTCAGTGGATTGTTTATCCGATTGCTGTTGTGTTTTTATTCGTACTGAATACGTCGATCTATTTTATTAAAGTAAGTTTATATGCACTGGCAGGTCAATTTTTCATTAAGCCGATGAGACGCCGCGGTGAATATCGTCAAGTATGGCGTACAGCTGTTTTTGCAAGTACGTGGGGCACATTATTAATGATTTTCGGAAATCTGTTTATAATCTCACAAACCGTTGTGACACTTATTGGTATTTTTATTACAATGTTCTTTATAATCGTTGCCTTAACAAAATATCCCGTACAAAAATAA
- a CDS encoding response regulator has translation MRKKIVHIVVILGALSNAAILVLMDMPAWLVILMSVVYIIIFEGLLLILEPRLVRAERERNVKAFPFLRELVDAKKATVTLRDGSILYNATFEGYAHPKDAKTILLYVHKVKTKKEKPTFTEHSIKLINIKSVKKIQ, from the coding sequence ATGAGAAAGAAGATTGTACATATTGTCGTCATCCTGGGTGCCTTAAGTAATGCAGCGATTTTAGTATTAATGGACATGCCGGCGTGGCTCGTAATCTTAATGTCGGTTGTCTATATAATTATTTTTGAAGGACTCCTGCTTATACTTGAACCACGCCTAGTCCGTGCTGAACGTGAACGGAATGTGAAAGCCTTTCCCTTTTTACGGGAGCTGGTCGATGCTAAAAAGGCGACGGTTACTTTACGGGATGGTTCAATACTATATAATGCAACGTTTGAAGGCTATGCCCATCCAAAAGATGCGAAAACAATTTTACTTTATGTACACAAAGTAAAGACGAAAAAGGAAAAACCGACATTTACTGAACATTCTATTAAACTTATTAACATAAAAAGTGTGAAAAAGATTCAATAA
- a CDS encoding 5' nucleotidase, NT5C type: MANLKHRFGIDIDGTVTCPATLIPHINKQYNINMTLQDVTEYDFLSGFPHPVDRAQFQAWFKENEPRMYEVSELAADAHRILTAWQNQYELYYISARGENVFDITKNWFDQFKVPYDHIECIGSHNKIAIAKMHAVEAFFEDKHDNAVEIAEELKIPVILFDTPYNQMPVPNNVIRVNNWVEANDWVLKNF; this comes from the coding sequence ATGGCAAACTTAAAACATCGGTTCGGCATTGATATTGACGGAACAGTTACATGTCCTGCCACATTGATTCCACATATTAATAAACAGTACAATATTAATATGACGCTACAAGATGTAACGGAATATGATTTTTTAAGTGGTTTTCCGCACCCTGTAGACCGTGCACAGTTTCAGGCCTGGTTTAAAGAAAACGAGCCGCGAATGTATGAAGTGAGCGAGCTTGCTGCGGATGCGCACCGCATTTTAACAGCCTGGCAAAACCAGTATGAGCTTTACTATATTTCTGCACGTGGAGAAAATGTTTTCGATATTACGAAAAACTGGTTTGATCAGTTTAAAGTACCATACGACCATATCGAATGTATCGGCAGTCATAACAAAATTGCCATCGCAAAAATGCATGCGGTAGAAGCTTTTTTCGAAGACAAGCATGATAATGCAGTGGAAATTGCCGAAGAGCTTAAAATCCCTGTCATTTTGTTCGATACACCGTACAATCAAATGCCTGTACCAAATAACGTTATTCGCGTTAATAATTGGGTAGAAGCAAACGATTGGGTTCTTAAAAACTTTTAA